The Ipomoea triloba cultivar NCNSP0323 chromosome 13, ASM357664v1 genomic interval GACTGCAGCTACAAGGTTAGAGGATCAACTATTTGTTAGGCAGAGGCCGGTGAAAGGACATGTCCAGCATCATGTGACTAGGAAAATTGTTGAGCAGAGGCTTGAAGGGCCAAATTCAGCACCTTACCTCTCAAAAATGTGACGGGatgtaaagaaataaaattgagcATTCGCTACAACGAACTAGCTTTTGGCGCAGTGGTCAGCACTTGATCTAATAAGTGGTATCAGAACCAAGGGTGCTGAGACATTGCAGTTAAGACTGAGTCTCAGCAAGAGTAAAAAATGTGCATTTAAGACTAAGAAATAAGGCACTTGCCTGTAAGAGATCACCAATGTTTATGACTAAAGCTCCTGGTACAGGAGGAACATCAACCCAAAGATTCTCATGGAGGATTTGAAGGCCTCCAATATGGTCTTGTAGCAGCACTGTCATGAAGTCAGAATCAGAATGCTTGCTGGCTCCTATGGTTAGTTCTGGTTCAGGGCATGCTGGATAGTAATGGTACAGAACGGCTAGTCCTTCTGGGCACCCAATCTCATTCAAATGGTTGGGGTTTAGGCCAAGAGCCTCAGAAAGCAAACCAAATAAGGTAAGGCCTAATTTCTTGACTTGCTCAGAGTACTCAATCAGTATATCTCTGCagaaaaatcaaataaactGTAAAAGTTTACTAACCATAATGCAAACGATGATAAATTTAGCAGGCACTGTAGGCAAATTTTATAGTGGGCCATGGTCCATGTAGTAACATAGATCAAGGCATGAGCTctgttttaatttcattttttaggcacactagttttattatagtaatgttgaatgtctagtttcattttataaacacaatatgttcattataacaacactaaagtatcattttaattgcaaaacacgttcatttgacaatatatatctGTATGAGctctgttattcagtttcatttatTATACACAATTTCATATTTGAAACCAACCTTGTTAGTGTGAGTGACCATGCACTCTCGTCCCTTAAGAAAGGTCGGGAGTTTAAAATCCCCTTTTGTATGGAAAAACTAATATGACCATTACTTTGCCCCTTTATTAAGTCAGCCCAATGTGAGTCAGGATTAGTCTTACTATGGTACCGACTTAAATGTGTCTCCTATAATTAGGGATTATTTAGGACACCTCGTGATCAAACAAAAATCCTACTACAAATTCATTTGgcaatatacatacatatctaTATGAGATTtgctatttaattttattttatgcatacAATAGATTCCTCAATATATCAACACTAATGTTTGGTAGGAAGGGATTGTAACTTCATTCATACCAAATTTCATGCAATTACAATTATATTCCATGGTTTAGTTCgagggaatttcaattccaggGTCTCCCCTAAGAATTGGAATTCCACACTTGACCGAATTATAATTACATGGTAAATGATTATTTTAcccttctttttattattatataatatcattttagactttattcacttttccctttcaattccaCATCATTATATTCATGTCTGTCAaccaatataatttaaatttccaCCCTACAAATGACAATATGCATATATTTGTGGCGTATCATCATGACCCACAGAACTGATAGAAGTTGTGTGGACCCTGGCCCACAATATAAATGACAATATGCATATATTTGTGGCTTATCACTATGATCCACAAAGAACCATATAACGATTGCTAAACTATACCTGCAGGCCTCAGGCAATTCATCTGGACTGGGAGCATGAGGAGCCATGCTGCAATAAGTTGTGTCCCTCCAGTTGGCTGAGCCTGCACTATACAAATCAAAGTTGCTGTTATAAACAACTCTCTTCGAACTGTCCCGCGTGTACCATTCTTTTTTCACCTCAGTATCTTGTTCATAGAATCTCCGGGTACCATCCAACATCTCTTCCAGGACACTGGCAGGAATCCCATGATTGACCACCTGGAAAAACCCCCACACCTCCGATGCACCTCGGACCTTGTCGACCACCTCCCTGCGTTGCTCTGAACCGCTGTTTATGCCCTGCAGGTCTATCACCGGAATACTGAACCGGGTTTTGTCTGGATCGTCATGTGATGATGATGCCTGGACAAAGGGGTCCGGTTGAGTGTGAAACATCCGGGGAACTTTGGTGATTCCGGCGTCGACTAGACCCTTAACGCCGGCTTTCGTCTCGTCGAATGTTTTTATTTCGGTTGTTCTGTCATAGGTTTCATCATCTGTAGCCTTAGTAGCACCCATTTTTGTGTGATAGATCGGATTGGTGGTCGGAACTAGGGAGGATTTGAGTGTGCAAAGGAAATTTATAAAGTAAAAGTGCCAACAACCTGTTCAAGGAAAGATGAACTAGCATGGACAATTCAATTGGTCATAGAAGTGAAATCTGATAAGAAAGATCAGGAATCGAGTCTGGCCCGAAAcagtatataatatacattcaatatatgaacttttaatatattaaaaatgtactttttattatgatCCACACATGACAAATAATTTGCAGATTACCTGCTGGCCGGCTGCTAAGGAAGTCATAGATATGATCACATGGGAGAGAATCAGAGATAAGCTTGTTTGAATCAGAACgttttgaataatatttattatggtttgaccaaagtttttaaaaaaggtTAATTTGGGTGTTAGGTAGAGATCCTTTAGAAAATTAaccttttaaaatatattttttttaatcataactCTCGTTTTTTAAAAAAGCTAATAGGAGTAGCTTTACTACAAGTCAACAACTTAATTTGtcctttataaattttataaaataattattatgacgATAGAAAATTATACAATATGAAAAAACACCATACCTGGCCTACTTAATAAATAAGAGGGTAGTAGTGTTTTcgtaaataaaatgataattttatttttactgttTCACAAAAATATAGTTATCCCTCCCTATTTATAATAGTTAGCATTTTAACTTTtcaacacacacatatatagagtAATAGAGAGAtgtgttcaaatgagaacaataaTACTCTCTTGTAAAAAGAGATGATTGATTTCAACTGCCCATCAAGATCCATCAATAGTTGAGTTAGTTGAGttttagtaattaaaaaaaaaaagacaatttatcaattttataattattacaaatttataagtTTGCagtatttataaaactaatccTGTTCATTTTctccttaattaatttttaacaaCCTTCAACCATTGATCTACTTGAATATATAGATCATATTTGTCCTCACTTTGTACTTAGGAAGCTTGTTTTAACTTGAACTCTCCCTGTTAAGACTTGTTCACGTTTGTCAAAGACctactttgtggtcaagcggcatagctgttaCTCTCCCAAGTGAAAGGTCACAGATTCGAtaagtaagtatatatatatatatatatatatatatatataagtcatGCAATTGTGGCATAGAGATCACGCAGATCAAGAATGAATCGCATATCTCTGGCAGGAATATAATTTGCATACATTCAATAATCGGCTGATCTAAACATTCTTATTTAAAGACAATCTTTTAATGTTACCAAGCTTTTCTTGACATTTAAACTTCTACTACTATAGAgcaataattcttttttcaactaaaataattaaatttaatatcaaatttaaaatttaaaataatatttataacatcTCAAcactcaaaatattatttaaacttagTTATGTTTAATATCTTCAAGCATACATTTCCTACGGAAaccaatatttcatttgttttgctTCCTTTATAAAAATCAAATGCTGTCTTAACATAAATTCCgtatattgttttaaaaaaaaatttgtataatcCACGAGAAGTGGCAGCAATGGCAATTGGCAAGAGCTGTTAAGCAGATGGCTATGAATCAAGTTACCTCTAAAGTCTAAAGGTTAATTAATTCGCACAAGTGCGTCAATTCAACATTGCTGTTCCAAGTATAAATTACTACAagtaactttcaaaatttaggGTTCCATCAAAATAAGGTTAAAAGTTCAACTAGAACAGAGATTAAATCAAAAGAACAGGATGTTGTAAGGCCACACCAGGCCACCGGAAAACTAACAACAATCGAGTTTGTAAACGATGTGCATCAAAACTGAAACCATGTCACCCCTTCTCAATTGGTTTTTGTTTTGGCAGCCTTCTTTGTTGGTCTCCTCGGCATTGAATTCTTCATGCCAACGAAAAAGAGCAATGCTCCAATTAGTTGCAGACCCTGCAGGAACAGCAAAGGTGTATCCAAGTTAGTTGATAATAACCAATAAATCAACAAGTTGATGATAATAGTACTTTGGCTTACCTGTGTAAATTTAACAAAAAGTTGAACAAATTCCATCTTATCAGCATCATAGTTGTAGAAATCATACAGGATTGGGGTAACAATCGCCTGATGCAAAAGCTgaaacaagaaataaataaaaaaatgaaacaaaaatacaaaaagaaaggtaaaaatagtttatttatttaataaaatacaatataacaaGCCAGAACCTTCCTTTTCAGTGAATTAGAAGAGAGTAACTAAGGACATCGCAATCACTAATGCACGTACCAGTATATAAGCACCAAGAGAGCTGCCAAAGACAAATAGAAAGCTTCCAAGCCCTCTCATAATGATAGTACCCAGAACTAGATGCTTCATCTGCATGGAGTGTAAATAATGTTAGTAATGCATAAAATCTTTAACAGATATCCTAAATGAAAATAATTCAGCATGGAATCTCAATTCTTATTACCTCAATATGAGGAACTTGAAGGCCAGTGTGTGTTGTAACATGCTTTGAGAAAACATTGAACTTGGGTCCCAATGCATTGGCTGCTGCCCCACCATCAACACCAAATTCGTTAAACCTACATGCAAGAAATAATTAGATGAGCTGATGAGTTCTCAATTCCATTGAGCAAAAATTCACGAAAAAGAGGATGCAGTGCAATTATAAGATTTAGTAAATTCATAAAATGGAAGGAGATATCTTCacaatagaattaaaaataaactttaaaaaagaaaaggaaaaaggaaagtaaaGCAAATAGCTAAAGCCATCATGTGTAGTTGGAGGTTGAGCTCAATAGTCAATTGGTCTCCTACTCTCCAAGGAAAGATTTTTTAACATGCAATACCTCCAACTAATGAACAACCAGTGCACTACTTTTCCTTCATACTAAGCCACACATATTTGTGAGTAGAACCCAATATACTATAAGTCTGTAACTAATGATGCAATGCAAAACTGACCACACTCGGTAATTGTTCACAAGCAACGGCAGACAATATTGCAAAAGTCATTGCACATTAGAAGCACATCCATTTTCTTGATGCACAAAAGCTGTAGCTTTGCATTTTTTACTAGTTTTCTTGCTCAATAGAAGCATTCTAGGCTTCAAGCCAATTTTATTTATAGAGTGGAGTAGCTAAACTGTTGGGGAGAGGAAGGACCGAATATTAATCAACTATCTTCCTGAAAGGTGGAAAATATTGAATGGCCAACCATTATAATTTAATAGTTTTCCAACTTGTTGCACTTTAGAGAAAACTAGATTGAGCCAAACACACCATTTCTGAAACCTTCTAAATACAACAAAAATACCTTAGGCTATAAATTGTATCATCCATATAGGCTGTAGGCATACAGTTAAAAGCAAAATAAGTAGCTATGTCCAGTAGTAATTTGTTCCaacaattcaaaataagtaGCACAAACTATCATCCCACTAAATACCACCCGTGTATGGAATAATGAGAAACAATTAAAAGGAATAACATTTATAGACTTGAAAAAAGTAAATGGCATTAAATGCCCCCAAGCCAGTAATCCAATGACAATATCCACCCAATTATACAGAATACAACATTAATCACCACATTGAATCAGTAACTTGCAAATATCTAATACTTGAGCATACATTACTTGATCTGACGTCATAActcataataatactaataataattaagccTTAAAATCCAACGCCCTGTCATTAAGCGAATTAACTT includes:
- the LOC116002653 gene encoding 1-aminocyclopropane-1-carboxylate oxidase homolog 1-like — encoded protein: MGATKATDDETYDRTTEIKTFDETKAGVKGLVDAGITKVPRMFHTQPDPFVQASSSHDDPDKTRFSIPVIDLQGINSGSEQRREVVDKVRGASEVWGFFQVVNHGIPASVLEEMLDGTRRFYEQDTEVKKEWYTRDSSKRVVYNSNFDLYSAGSANWRDTTYCSMAPHAPSPDELPEACRDILIEYSEQVKKLGLTLFGLLSEALGLNPNHLNEIGCPEGLAVLYHYYPACPEPELTIGASKHSDSDFMTVLLQDHIGGLQILHENLWVDVPPVPGALVINIGDLLQLISNDRFKSVAHRVLASDVGPRVSVASFFTTGHVPSSRIYGPIKELLSEDNPAKYRETTVREYSVHYDATGLGGKSALLGFRI
- the LOC116002568 gene encoding uncharacterized protein LOC116002568 gives rise to the protein MAFLSFLGRLLFVSVFILSAYQEFNEFGVDGGAAANALGPKFNVFSKHVTTHTGLQVPHIEMKHLVLGTIIMRGLGSFLFVFGSSLGAYILLLHQAIVTPILYDFYNYDADKMEFVQLFVKFTQGLQLIGALLFFVGMKNSMPRRPTKKAAKTKTN